One Catenulispora sp. GP43 genomic window, GCGTGAAGAAGATCCCGCAGACGGTGCCGAGCGTATTGCCCGCCGAGGTCAGCTCGGGGTTGATCCCGCTTTGCACGAGCCGGTGGTAGGCGCCCAGTCCCAGGTCGACCAGGTACACCTGGTCCTGGTACACGATCGCGGTCGACGTTCCGGCTCGCGCGGGGTTCATGATCGTCGGCCCGCCGGCGGTTCCCAGCGGGATGATCCGGGTCCTGCCATGCGTCCGGGGCGCGGCTTCCTGGTGCGGTTTGCTGTCGGCCGAGGCTGTGCCGGACGTGAGGACCGATGCCGCTGTCGTGCCGCCGAGTATCTGTAGGAACCGGCGGCGGTCTGTGCCGATCGTTTCTGCGCCGTTCATGAACTCACCCATCGCGGCGCGCTCCGCTGACCTTTGAGGACGGCAGCCGTCCCGCCATGGAGGTTCCGGCGAGCGTGTCGCCGTCGATCCGCACGGAGAAGGCCAGGTTCAGCCGCATGGGCTTGGTGATGGCCTGCTTCCAGGTGAGCCGGTCGCCGTCGAGGACGATGTCGTCGAGCCGGACTTCCTCGCCGGCTCCGCGGGCGATGCCGGTCAGCAAACCGTTCTCGCGGCGGAATTCCACCACGGCCTTGATCTTGCCGACGGGGGTCGAGATGGACAGGTCCCAGGTGCCTTCTGCGGACATTGTTTGGCTTCCTTCTGGCGGTTCGGATCGGGTCACAGGGCGGCGGGGTGCGGGCCGGTGTCGCGCCAGACGACGCCGCGGCGCTCGTGGGCGAACAGTTCCTCGACGGCGTGCGCGATCCGCGGGCCGACCTCGCGTTCCAGCAGGTACAGGCCCAAGTCCAGGCCCGAGGTGACGCCGGCGCCGGTGACCAGGTCGCCGTCGTCGACGACGCGGGCCGGCACGGCGTGCGCGCCGGTCGCGTCGAGCATGTTCATGCCCTGATGGTGGGTGGTGGCGTGGCGGCCCTCCAGCAGGCCGGCCATGGCCAGGATCAGCGAGCCGCCGCATACGCAGGCCATCACGACCTCGGGGTTGTCCATCGCGGCCGTCAGCAGCGCGGGCAGTCCGGTGGTCAGGGTGCGGCCGAGCAGCACCGGGATGAACTCGTCCGGCCGCCATTCGCCGACGGCGCCCGCGTCCTGGTCGGGGACCTCTCCGGGCTCGCCGACGCGGCCGGAGGCGCCGGGGACCAGGACCAGGCCGGGGCGGGCCGGGTCGAGGGTGCCGGTGGCGCGCAGCGGCAGGCCGCCGGTGCCGCTGACCACCTCGCGCGGGCCTTCGGCGGTGACCAGTTCGACGGTCACCGCGCCGCCGGAGGCCATGCCTCCGGCGTACAGGACCTCGAACGGGGCGATGACGTCGAGCGGGTCGAACCCGTCGAACAAGATGATTTGAGCGTGCATCGAGAGCGTCCTTCAGGAGCTTGACAAAGCGGCGTTTCGCCGGACGTTCTCGACCGTAGTCAGGGCGGGGTATGTCGCCCCAGTGGCATTTTCGACAAGCTTCGACGGGATAATGACAGCCGTCGATCAAGGCCGCGTCAGCTCGGGCGCAGCCGCTCACCCGAGTCGGTCGATCTCGCTCCTGACGTCTGCGGCCCGCACGTGTTTGCGCGACTGGAAGATCGCGAATGACTGCTCCCACACCTGGAGCGCCTGCTGACGGTCGCCCGTCAGGCGGAGCGCGTCTCCGAGGTTGTACAGGACTTCCGCCCGGAGCAGTGGTCGGTCGTGGAGCTCCGTCAGGGCGAGGGCCTCGCGGTAGGTGGCTATGGCTCGGTCGTACTGGCCGACTCGGGAGTAGGCGTAGGCCAGGCTGTCCAGGGTGCCGGATTGGCCCCAGGAGTCACCTGCCTCGTCGAACAGGATCTTCGCCCGGGTGCAGGGCTCGATGGCGGCCGCCGGCTCCCCGAGGTGGGCCAGGCTCCAGCCGATGAGGTTCAGCGCCTGGGCCAGGTTCGCCTTCGCCAGGCTGTTGGCCGGGATCAGGGACAGTGCCTCACGCACCAGCTTCAGGCAGGCGGCGTAGTCCTTGCGGTACGAATGCGTGCTCGCGACATCGATGGAGGCGCGCACGGCCATTTCCACGTCGCCGATGGCGTGGAAGATCTCGATGGCCCGCTCGTAGTCGACGGCGGAGGTGTCGAATTCGCGCAGGAGCTTGTAGGCCATGCCTCGCGCTCGCAAAGAGAACCCCTGCGCGGAGAGATCCCCGAGTGTCTGGGCCGCGGACAGCGCGACGGACTGCACTTCGACGAGCTCGCGAGGGCGGCCGGCGTTGATGCAGCTCCCCACGACCGACCAGGCGAGTTGCCACGCCCCGACCGGTCGGCTCGTGACGGCTTGGGTGATCAGAGCCCGAAGGGCCGTGAACTCCTCGTCGAACCAGCGCTGTGCGGCACGCGCGTCGGCGAACTCGTCGACCACGTCCGGTGGGGCGTCCAGCGGCAGCACGAGCGGGTCGCGCGACGGGTACTGGACCATCGCCGCCGAGCACGCGGTGTGAATGTAGTAGTCGAGCAGGCGGTCCGACGCCTGCGTCCGTGTCGGTGCGTCGAGCGACTCGCACAGCTCCAGGACGTAGCGGCGCAGCAGGTCGTGCATTTCGTACCGACCGAAGCTGCGCTGCCGCAGCAGGTGTTCGTCGTGGAGGAGTTCCAGCGCGTCGCGGGCGTCGCTGATCGGTATGCCGGCCAGGGCGGCTGCGGCTTGCACGGTGTAGTCCGGCCCGGGATGCAGGCCCAGCAGGCGGAAGACCGTCTGGGCCGAGGGCGGCAATCCGTCGAACGACATCGCGAGGACTCGGCGGACGTTGGTCGCGCCGACGGTGAGTGCGGGCAGTCCGGTGCCCAGACGCTCGGCCAGATCGGCCAGGCTCCACGTCGGCCGCGATCGCAGTCGCGTCGCCGCGAGGGCGACCGCCAGCGGCAGCGCGCCGCATCGCGCGACGATCTGTTCGGCCGCCTCCGGCTCGGCCCGGACCCTCTCGGCCCCGGCGATCGTCGCCAACAGCGCGACGGCGTCGCGGACCGGCAGCACGTCCAGGTGCAGTACCACCGCGTCCGGCAGGGCGGCCAGGCTCCGGCGGCTGGTGATCAGCACGACGCACCCGGGCGAGGACGGAATCAGATCCCGCACCTGCTGCTCGTCGGCGGCGTTGTCCAGCACGACGATCGCGCGCCGCCCGTGCAGCCGGTCGCGGAACATCGCGGCTCGCTCGTCCACCGTCTGCGGAATCTGCTGCCCCGGCACCTGCAACTGCCGCAGGAACGCCGCGAGCACCTCGGCCGGGTCGGCCGGCGGGTGCTCGGGATCGAATCCACGCAGGTTCACGTACAGCTGCGCGTCGGGAAAACGGCCGGCCCGGACCAGGCGGTGCGCGAGGTGGACGGCCAGCTGCGTCTTGCCGACCCCGCCCATGCCCTCGATCGCCGAGATCACGACGGTCGGCGCCGAGCCCGGGGCGTTCCGGACCGCGGCACCGAGACGGTCCAGCTCGGCAGTCCGACCGGTGAACGTCGCGAGGTCGGCGGGCAGCTGCCGGAGCACCCCGGACGGGCCGCCGCTCTTGGCCTCCGCGTGGACCCGGACACACGCCCGCCGCCATCGGCCGACCTCGGGCTCGCCGACGTCGAGCGCTCGGACGATCGCGACCACCAGATCCAGGTTGAGACGCCGCCGCCGGCTCTGGAAGACGTCGGCGATCGTGGACTTCGACAGGTTCTGCGGCGGGCGCAGCAACGGGCCGGTCCTCCTGGCCAACTCGCGGTACGAAGGCGCCCCCGCCCAGGTGACCAGTTCCCCCAACAGCCTGGTGAACTCGGCCAGATCACAGGCCTTACCCGGATCCGGACGTCCTTCGTCCACGCGCCGCCCCCCGTTCTGCCCGATAAGTAAGGACTCTGGTTCAACGTGGCCGGACTCGGCCGGGTTCCTGGAAGCCGCGGGGTCGTCACGCGAGGCTCTGAGCTGTACGGCAAATGATCCACACGGCGCCGCCGCCACCGCGAGTGCCAGCTCCGGTCCGGGCGGACCGGTCGGCGCGTTCGGCAGTGGCGCGTCCTGCTCCAGCTCGGACAGGCTGCTCTCCGGTGCCAGCCAGTCCTGGTTCTCGACGACGTAGACCTGGCGGATTCCCGATCGATGCGGTGATCCGATGAGCCGTCCGAGCCATCGGGAAAACGGCTGGTCGATACGATTTTCACCTAAATGCCGAGATTCGTCACCCGGTGTGGGGGTAGCGCCCAAGGTGTTGACACCTGACGGAAGGAGGCGGGCTGGTGGCTGCCCTGCACGAGGTCGACACCGACGACGCGGATGCCATTGAGGACTGCTACAGCACGGCGCTGGCCAGTCGCGACCTTCCCAAGAAGCGGATGCCGGAGCACCCGTCGCCGGCGAACTCAGTGCGCGACCTCATCCTGGACGAGCTCGCCCTCGACGGGAACGCGTCGCAGAACCTGGCGACCTTCTGTTCGACGTTCCTGGACCACGAGGCGCACGAGCTGATGGCCGTGTGCATCGACAAGAACATGGTCGACAAGGACGAGTACCCGCAGACCGCGGAGATCGAGAACCGGTGCGTGCACATCCTCGCCGACCTGTGGAACGCGCCGCCCGGACCGACCACCGGCACCTCGACGACCGGGTCCTCCGAGGCCGCGATGCTCGCCGGGCTCGCGCTGAAGTGGCGCTGGCGCGCGGCGCGCAAGGCCGCCGGCAAACCCGCGGACCGGCCGAACCTGGTGTGCGGGCCGGTGCAGGTGTGCTGGG contains:
- a CDS encoding DJ-1/PfpI family protein, encoding MHAQIILFDGFDPLDVIAPFEVLYAGGMASGGAVTVELVTAEGPREVVSGTGGLPLRATGTLDPARPGLVLVPGASGRVGEPGEVPDQDAGAVGEWRPDEFIPVLLGRTLTTGLPALLTAAMDNPEVVMACVCGGSLILAMAGLLEGRHATTHHQGMNMLDATGAHAVPARVVDDGDLVTGAGVTSGLDLGLYLLEREVGPRIAHAVEELFAHERRGVVWRDTGPHPAAL
- a CDS encoding tetratricopeptide repeat protein yields the protein MDEGRPDPGKACDLAEFTRLLGELVTWAGAPSYRELARRTGPLLRPPQNLSKSTIADVFQSRRRRLNLDLVVAIVRALDVGEPEVGRWRRACVRVHAEAKSGGPSGVLRQLPADLATFTGRTAELDRLGAAVRNAPGSAPTVVISAIEGMGGVGKTQLAVHLAHRLVRAGRFPDAQLYVNLRGFDPEHPPADPAEVLAAFLRQLQVPGQQIPQTVDERAAMFRDRLHGRRAIVVLDNAADEQQVRDLIPSSPGCVVLITSRRSLAALPDAVVLHLDVLPVRDAVALLATIAGAERVRAEPEAAEQIVARCGALPLAVALAATRLRSRPTWSLADLAERLGTGLPALTVGATNVRRVLAMSFDGLPPSAQTVFRLLGLHPGPDYTVQAAAALAGIPISDARDALELLHDEHLLRQRSFGRYEMHDLLRRYVLELCESLDAPTRTQASDRLLDYYIHTACSAAMVQYPSRDPLVLPLDAPPDVVDEFADARAAQRWFDEEFTALRALITQAVTSRPVGAWQLAWSVVGSCINAGRPRELVEVQSVALSAAQTLGDLSAQGFSLRARGMAYKLLREFDTSAVDYERAIEIFHAIGDVEMAVRASIDVASTHSYRKDYAACLKLVREALSLIPANSLAKANLAQALNLIGWSLAHLGEPAAAIEPCTRAKILFDEAGDSWGQSGTLDSLAYAYSRVGQYDRAIATYREALALTELHDRPLLRAEVLYNLGDALRLTGDRQQALQVWEQSFAIFQSRKHVRAADVRSEIDRLG